In a single window of the Bradyrhizobium erythrophlei genome:
- a CDS encoding NRAMP family divalent metal transporter: protein MTVINDLNAVTLGNEGGAPAIHTAVLDKAHLGDIHGALGSIAEDDFGPRLTLRARLKTLLAILGPGLIVMVGDNDAGAFGTYTQAGQNYGTTLLWTLVLLIPVLYVNQEMVLRLGAVTGVGHARLIFERFGKFWGAFSVIDLFLLNALTIVTEFIGITLALDYLGLPKLWGVVAAAALVMLAAGTGNFRRFERFALILVLGSFLLFPVLLLIHPPAGQMIQDMLVPKMPQGAPLNEVMLLIIAIVGTTVAPWQLFFQQSYVVDKRIRPRFIKYERVDLMIGIAIVIAGALAIMAFTAQTFAGHPEFGNFVDAGAVSAGMEKYFGKAPAIFFALALLDACIIGASAVSLSTAYALGDVFSWRHSLHRKPTEALGFYAIYCGLIVLAAVLVLTPGIQLGLLTSAVQTLAGVLLPGATVFLLLLCNDKPVLGPWVNSRRLNLFTGGVVAVLVMLSVILTGSVLYPDISDTVILSILIGGSVVGLLVALGVSFAQRGLKTLEPENIGSISRAVNVAADKWRMPPLDQLPPARLSLASRIWMIVLRGYLIAAGGLVLLRIFQLATGGA from the coding sequence ATGACTGTCATCAATGACCTGAACGCAGTAACGCTCGGCAACGAAGGCGGCGCGCCTGCCATCCACACCGCCGTACTGGACAAGGCCCATCTCGGCGACATCCACGGCGCGCTCGGCAGCATCGCGGAGGACGATTTCGGGCCGAGGCTAACCTTGAGAGCGCGGCTCAAGACCCTGCTCGCCATTCTGGGACCAGGACTCATCGTGATGGTCGGCGACAATGACGCCGGTGCCTTCGGTACCTACACCCAGGCTGGCCAGAACTACGGCACGACACTTCTGTGGACTCTGGTGCTGCTGATCCCGGTTCTCTACGTGAACCAAGAAATGGTGCTGCGTCTCGGCGCGGTCACTGGCGTCGGCCATGCCAGGCTCATCTTTGAGCGCTTCGGCAAATTTTGGGGCGCGTTCAGCGTCATCGATCTGTTTCTTCTCAACGCGCTGACGATTGTCACCGAGTTCATCGGCATCACGCTGGCGCTCGACTATCTCGGACTGCCAAAGCTGTGGGGCGTCGTGGCAGCCGCTGCGCTCGTCATGCTCGCGGCAGGCACCGGTAACTTCCGCCGCTTTGAGCGTTTCGCGCTCATCCTCGTTCTCGGGAGTTTTCTGCTCTTTCCGGTCCTCCTTCTCATCCACCCGCCGGCGGGCCAGATGATCCAGGACATGCTGGTGCCGAAGATGCCGCAGGGGGCGCCGTTGAATGAAGTGATGCTGCTGATCATCGCCATCGTCGGTACCACGGTGGCACCCTGGCAGCTGTTCTTTCAACAGAGCTATGTGGTCGACAAGAGGATCAGGCCGCGCTTCATCAAGTATGAGCGCGTCGATCTCATGATCGGCATCGCGATCGTGATCGCGGGTGCACTGGCGATCATGGCGTTCACGGCTCAAACGTTTGCCGGCCACCCCGAATTCGGGAATTTCGTCGATGCAGGCGCGGTCTCCGCCGGCATGGAGAAGTATTTCGGGAAAGCTCCGGCGATATTCTTCGCGCTTGCGCTGCTCGATGCCTGCATCATCGGTGCATCCGCTGTGTCGCTGTCCACCGCTTATGCCCTCGGCGATGTGTTCTCATGGCGGCATTCCCTGCACCGCAAGCCGACCGAGGCGCTCGGATTCTATGCGATCTATTGCGGCCTCATCGTTCTCGCGGCCGTGCTCGTCCTCACTCCCGGCATCCAGCTTGGGCTGCTGACCAGCGCCGTCCAGACGCTCGCCGGCGTATTGCTGCCAGGCGCCACCGTGTTTCTCCTGCTGCTTTGCAACGACAAGCCGGTACTCGGTCCGTGGGTCAATTCGCGCAGGCTCAACCTCTTCACCGGCGGCGTCGTTGCCGTGCTCGTGATGCTCTCGGTGATTCTCACCGGATCGGTTCTCTATCCCGACATTTCCGACACGGTCATCTTGAGCATCCTGATCGGGGGCAGTGTCGTCGGGCTTCTAGTGGCTCTTGGGGTCTCGTTTGCCCAGCGTGGCTTGAAGACACTGGAACCTGAGAACATCGGGTCGATATCCAGGGCGGTGAACGTCGCCGCTGACAAATGGCGCATGCCGCCACTGGACCAGTTGCCTCCGGCCCGCCTTTCGCTTGCATCTCGCATCTGGATGATCGTGTTGCGTGGCTACCTTATCGCCGCCGGTGGCCTCGTCCTGCTTCGTATTTTCCAACTCGCGACGGGTGGGGCTTGA
- the hisE gene encoding phosphoribosyl-ATP diphosphatase, producing the protein MTDAVKFSDLKYHDLHGDGSRRSETRRRSSGPRQPRAVRAQAPASSPRETENPLAPDSLSGIAPPSQQPGELDRLYRSLAEVTPESHPRTARLLASSTRKTAQKVIEEAGEVALEAVKHHPRGIVRESADLLYHLVALWHRAGIDPDDVWTEMRCRADTLGIAEKRPKARSDHRNPPPTKTEQE; encoded by the coding sequence ATGACGGACGCCGTCAAATTTTCCGATCTGAAATATCACGATTTGCACGGCGATGGCTCTCGCCGCAGCGAGACACGCCGTCGCAGTAGCGGCCCGCGCCAGCCCCGCGCCGTGCGCGCGCAAGCCCCCGCATCGTCTCCACGCGAGACCGAAAACCCGCTGGCGCCGGATTCACTTTCCGGCATCGCGCCGCCAAGCCAGCAGCCGGGCGAACTCGATCGACTCTACCGATCGCTTGCAGAGGTAACGCCCGAGAGTCATCCGCGCACGGCGCGCTTGCTCGCGTCGAGCACCCGCAAGACCGCGCAAAAGGTCATCGAGGAAGCCGGAGAAGTGGCGCTCGAGGCGGTCAAGCATCACCCTCGAGGCATCGTTCGGGAGAGCGCCGATCTGCTCTACCACCTCGTCGCGCTGTGGCATCGCGCCGGCATCGATCCTGATGATGTCTGGACCGAGATGCGCTGCCGCGCCGACACCCTCGGCATTGCCGAAAAGCGTCCCAAAGCCCGTAGCGACCATCGTAATCCGCCCCCGACCAAGACCGAACAGGAATGA